The following proteins come from a genomic window of Legionella cherrii:
- a CDS encoding sensor histidine kinase, producing the protein MIKSKMSIDLKCVEDLFADKLTYEISRDYLMELLEVGKLNVWQWDLSTNEIIDFGYSKSLSVLNPDSVVGHIDHFITRLHPEDREEVANKLLESFAYFEDHKADFRIQSMQGHYEWVSAQSRYIRDAENNAIKMIGTWHFVTEHKKNEELIKLQQATLDRISRCYFSGESASSLAHEIAQPISALNSYLLGSILRLQQGGREADEFINVLQKALEQVELINTIIKRMKSFVTHGELHFERVNLALLAKQSVVLSKLYSNFSGTVQYEVDEHVTEVSLDRNQMRQVFLNLINNAFEAMADAQTTNPILLIQIKNNDAEVLVTIRDNGPGVAQNVLDNLLASCYSTKEYGLGLGLSICRKIIEAHGGNFKIEKNPSGEGTICSFRLPKQTSGLCNE; encoded by the coding sequence ATGATAAAATCCAAGATGTCTATTGATTTAAAATGCGTTGAGGATCTATTCGCAGATAAGCTCACTTACGAAATCTCTCGTGATTATTTAATGGAGTTATTAGAGGTCGGTAAATTAAACGTCTGGCAGTGGGATTTGAGCACCAATGAAATCATTGATTTTGGTTATTCTAAATCTTTATCCGTTTTAAACCCAGACAGCGTAGTGGGACATATTGATCATTTTATAACACGACTTCACCCAGAAGATCGTGAAGAGGTTGCTAATAAATTACTCGAATCTTTCGCCTATTTTGAGGATCATAAGGCGGATTTCAGGATTCAATCGATGCAAGGGCATTATGAATGGGTATCGGCCCAGAGTCGTTATATTCGCGATGCAGAGAATAATGCGATTAAAATGATTGGAACGTGGCATTTTGTTACCGAACACAAAAAGAACGAGGAATTAATTAAACTGCAGCAGGCAACGCTCGATCGTATCTCAAGATGTTATTTTTCAGGGGAGTCTGCATCCTCATTAGCTCATGAAATCGCTCAACCCATATCAGCCCTAAACTCTTATCTTCTTGGGAGTATTTTACGTTTGCAGCAGGGGGGTAGGGAGGCTGATGAATTTATCAATGTACTTCAAAAGGCACTGGAACAAGTTGAATTAATCAATACGATTATTAAGCGGATGAAAAGTTTTGTAACTCATGGAGAACTACACTTTGAACGCGTTAATTTGGCTTTATTAGCTAAACAATCTGTTGTTTTGTCCAAGTTGTATTCCAATTTTTCTGGAACCGTTCAATATGAAGTAGATGAACATGTAACAGAAGTCTCTTTAGATCGAAATCAAATGCGGCAGGTATTTTTAAACCTTATTAATAATGCGTTTGAGGCCATGGCTGATGCACAAACAACGAACCCAATCTTGTTGATTCAAATAAAAAATAATGATGCTGAGGTACTGGTTACCATTAGGGATAATGGTCCAGGAGTGGCACAAAATGTGCTCGATAATCTACTTGCTTCATGTTATAGCACTAAGGAATATGGTTTAGGCCTTGGCTTAAGCATTTGTAGAAAAATAATTGAAGCCCATGGTGGGAATTTCAAGATAGAAAAAAATCCCTCAGGTGAGGGGACGATATGTTCTTTTAGGCTGCCTAAGCAAACTTCGGGGCTTTGCAATGAATAA
- a CDS encoding short chain dehydrogenase, which translates to MKVIVVGGTGTIGGAVCKELAQRHTVITVGHTNGDFQVDIRDSRSIQLLYQSIGSFDAVVAVTGEVCFEALTQFSEEQYTVGLNSKLMGQVRLVLEGIKYINKGGSFTLTSGILSHDPIPMGTSAAMVNGAIDSFVKSAAIELPHHLRINAVSPTVLSESMNQYAPFFRGFEPVPARRVALAFSKSVEGAQTGMVYSVE; encoded by the coding sequence ATGAAAGTTATCGTAGTCGGTGGAACTGGAACAATAGGTGGTGCAGTTTGTAAAGAATTAGCCCAACGTCACACGGTAATTACAGTGGGGCATACGAATGGTGATTTTCAAGTTGACATTCGAGATAGCCGCTCCATTCAATTACTTTACCAATCAATCGGTTCGTTCGATGCCGTTGTTGCTGTAACCGGAGAAGTATGTTTTGAGGCATTAACCCAATTTTCTGAGGAACAATATACTGTAGGTCTGAATAGTAAATTAATGGGGCAAGTTCGACTGGTGTTAGAGGGGATCAAATACATCAATAAAGGGGGATCATTTACTTTAACGAGTGGTATTTTAAGTCATGATCCCATCCCTATGGGTACCTCTGCAGCCATGGTCAATGGCGCGATTGATTCTTTTGTAAAAAGTGCGGCGATTGAATTACCTCATCATCTTCGTATTAATGCGGTAAGCCCTACTGTTCTCTCAGAATCAATGAATCAATATGCTCCTTTTTTTCGCGGATTTGAACCGGTACCTGCGCGTCGCGTTGCTTTAGCGTTTAGTAAAAGCGTTGAGGGGGCACAAACGGGTATGGTTTATTCTGTCGAATAA
- a CDS encoding pirin family protein → MSYFDGKAPIGETEDCPKQISVELIPRTVDLGGFQVKRILPSKEKRTVGPFVFWDQAGPSELHTGKGIDVRPHPHIGLSTMTYLFSGRLEHRDTLGSHQIIVPGEVNLMTAGRGIAHSERSPQQDRFYPQHFFGIQCWLALPLNKEETNPSFTHYDKNVIPAHHDTRMHFRVIAGEWMGLKSSVMTQTDALFVECKLEAHSEWIIPSTVEERAIHLLSGKIIIDNIIYNATQMLVLKPGAELKVVADSEVHMIILGGSALEERRYVWWNFVSSSRERIEQAKLDWKEGKFGKIPGDEKEFIPLPE, encoded by the coding sequence ATGAGTTATTTTGATGGAAAAGCCCCAATAGGTGAGACCGAGGATTGTCCCAAGCAAATCAGCGTGGAGTTGATTCCGAGAACAGTGGATCTTGGTGGGTTTCAAGTAAAACGTATATTACCCTCTAAAGAAAAAAGAACGGTGGGGCCTTTTGTTTTCTGGGATCAAGCAGGACCTAGTGAACTGCATACGGGAAAAGGGATTGATGTACGCCCGCACCCCCATATCGGTTTATCAACGATGACTTATTTATTCTCGGGGCGATTGGAGCATCGAGATACGCTTGGAAGCCATCAAATTATTGTTCCAGGTGAGGTTAACTTAATGACTGCTGGACGAGGAATTGCACATTCAGAACGTTCGCCGCAACAGGACCGTTTTTATCCCCAACATTTTTTTGGCATTCAATGTTGGCTTGCATTACCTCTTAATAAAGAAGAAACGAATCCTTCATTTACACATTATGATAAAAACGTAATTCCTGCTCATCATGATACGAGGATGCATTTTCGAGTAATTGCTGGGGAGTGGATGGGACTTAAATCTTCTGTAATGACTCAAACTGATGCACTTTTTGTGGAATGCAAGTTGGAGGCACATTCTGAGTGGATCATCCCATCTACCGTAGAAGAACGCGCAATTCATCTTTTAAGTGGTAAGATAATCATTGACAATATAATCTATAATGCCACGCAGATGTTAGTTCTTAAGCCAGGAGCTGAGCTCAAAGTGGTGGCGGATTCAGAGGTGCATATGATTATTTTGGGAGGTTCTGCCTTAGAGGAAAGACGATACGTGTGGTGGAATTTTGTGTCCAGTTCGAGAGAACGAATTGAGCAAGCGAAACTGGATTGGAAAGAAGGAAAGTTTGGGAAAATACCTGGTGATGAAAAAGAATTTATCCCTTTGCCAGAGTAG
- the wip gene encoding Dot/Icm T4SS effector Wip: MTYRLINKNVDIYKFPDELESNLGSITLGDLHGNPIKLIHFLFRHQIIQFNPKIKNVEEAYQQFVTLYELYGALLQEYLENRTLLQCTQIKIDNAKERIAHLEKQIISAATAETQTPNSLSQLREQALIKLQAAEEEQRQLQQKLSEPKEKLAYCVSQFNEFMSLLEIHDNQTLIRLIGDEVADRGNCDYFTFRILSMLRRHHCRLNILISNHSSEFIYAFEQFTAGQSFVPPGYIGDVQIPSFWGLNLLLEHHIIHHQELTELINESYKPSLKILDYTLNEKGITLFSHAPIRFDTIQLLAARLGVNYNDSTANALAETIDQINHQFQFFIENNVMNSLFHTDAIHDRTNMSEQERTAWPLIYLLWNRWDDAKESEMARPATHKGYYITYVHGHDGFQSLLPHIYNLDTLCGKDSRKNEEEQINKAVRCINENRHTTIDTTPSESYLREVLRYKVFDSDERCLGFELHNKQKSPNADLNESIKKLGLLGKPIIQSFTSSVEFNTPKTEPVPRELMISPENEEDQVVLTYDQSRSRPNGY, encoded by the coding sequence ATGACCTACCGTCTTATCAATAAGAATGTTGATATTTATAAATTTCCTGATGAACTGGAATCGAATTTAGGTTCAATCACTCTTGGCGATTTACATGGCAATCCGATCAAACTCATACATTTTCTTTTTCGCCATCAAATCATTCAATTCAACCCTAAAATTAAGAATGTCGAGGAAGCTTATCAACAATTTGTAACGCTTTATGAGCTGTACGGCGCGCTTCTTCAGGAATATTTGGAAAACCGTACGCTCTTACAATGTACACAAATCAAAATCGATAATGCTAAAGAACGAATTGCCCATCTAGAGAAACAAATAATCAGCGCAGCAACTGCTGAAACCCAAACACCGAACTCCCTGTCTCAATTGCGAGAACAAGCCCTAATAAAGCTGCAAGCAGCTGAAGAAGAGCAAAGGCAGTTACAGCAAAAACTATCTGAACCCAAAGAGAAGCTGGCTTATTGTGTTAGTCAATTTAATGAGTTCATGTCCCTATTAGAAATCCACGATAATCAAACCCTGATTCGCCTCATCGGAGATGAAGTAGCTGATCGCGGAAATTGCGATTATTTCACCTTTAGAATTCTTAGTATGCTTCGTCGACACCATTGCCGATTAAATATTTTGATTTCAAACCATAGCAGCGAGTTTATTTATGCCTTTGAACAATTCACGGCGGGGCAATCCTTTGTTCCCCCAGGATATATTGGTGATGTACAAATTCCTTCTTTTTGGGGTCTTAACCTGTTACTTGAGCATCATATTATTCACCATCAGGAATTAACCGAGTTAATCAACGAAAGCTATAAACCCTCACTTAAGATCTTGGATTATACACTCAATGAAAAGGGTATTACTTTATTTAGCCATGCTCCCATTCGTTTCGATACCATTCAATTGCTGGCAGCACGTCTTGGGGTAAATTATAATGATTCCACTGCGAATGCTTTAGCGGAAACCATTGATCAGATTAATCATCAATTTCAATTCTTCATTGAAAACAATGTCATGAATTCACTGTTTCATACGGATGCAATTCATGACCGGACCAATATGTCAGAACAAGAAAGAACAGCCTGGCCTTTAATTTATCTTTTATGGAATCGCTGGGATGACGCTAAAGAAAGCGAGATGGCAAGGCCTGCGACTCACAAAGGCTATTATATTACTTATGTTCATGGTCATGATGGTTTTCAAAGTCTTCTGCCCCACATTTATAACCTGGATACCCTTTGCGGCAAAGATTCGCGAAAAAATGAAGAGGAACAGATTAACAAAGCAGTTCGCTGTATCAATGAGAATCGCCATACAACCATCGATACAACACCATCAGAATCCTATCTTCGAGAAGTTTTAAGATATAAAGTGTTTGACTCCGACGAACGCTGCTTAGGATTTGAATTGCACAATAAACAAAAATCACCCAATGCAGATCTTAATGAGAGCATAAAAAAATTAGGCCTTCTTGGAAAACCTATAATTCAGAGCTTCACCTCATCCGTGGAATTCAATACACCCAAAACCGAGCCGGTCCCAAGAGAGTTAATGATTAGTCCAGAAAACGAGGAAGATCAGGTAGTCTTGACCTATGATCAATCTAGATCAAGACCTAATGGATACTGA
- a CDS encoding FCD domain-containing protein, whose product MSHIKTKKSKTSSVLEKLRHDLISGYFDPGQKLQMEHLKERYGVGYSPLREALSRLVSHGLVNLEDLCGFSVPPLSLEELYDLYAVRIQIETRALELAIQYGDAYWEADVLACWHRYAQYLTPSPNNPLDPGEWNALQKEFTFTLIKACQSPWLLKIQNMLYDHSSRYRFLCLGRHHQDEKVLAEFRQENEALVAAVLARDKEKAIQISQAGWDNSIKIMADSLKDKKS is encoded by the coding sequence ATGTCTCACATTAAAACCAAAAAATCCAAGACAAGCTCCGTATTGGAAAAGTTACGCCATGACCTCATCAGTGGTTATTTTGACCCTGGTCAAAAATTACAAATGGAACACTTAAAAGAACGGTATGGGGTGGGATATAGTCCCTTACGTGAAGCCTTATCGCGATTGGTCTCTCATGGATTGGTCAACCTTGAGGATTTATGTGGCTTTTCTGTTCCTCCTTTATCTTTAGAAGAGTTATATGATCTTTATGCAGTCAGAATTCAGATTGAAACACGTGCTCTAGAGTTAGCCATCCAATATGGAGATGCATATTGGGAGGCGGATGTTCTCGCCTGTTGGCATCGATACGCCCAATATCTTACCCCATCACCCAATAATCCATTGGATCCGGGGGAGTGGAATGCATTACAAAAGGAATTTACTTTTACGCTCATTAAAGCGTGTCAATCACCCTGGCTGCTCAAAATACAAAATATGTTGTACGACCATTCATCACGTTATCGTTTTCTATGTTTAGGACGCCATCATCAGGATGAAAAGGTACTCGCTGAATTCAGACAAGAAAATGAAGCGCTGGTCGCTGCGGTATTAGCACGAGATAAAGAAAAGGCGATTCAGATTTCGCAGGCTGGATGGGATAACTCAATCAAAATTATGGCAGACAGTTTAAAGGATAAAAAAAGCTAA
- a CDS encoding response regulator transcription factor, producing the protein MNKTIYIVDDDENVLRALKWLFESMNFEVKTYSNAKTFLEQYNPDHTGCLITDVRMPDMDGLELFERLKRQNSLLKVIIITAYGDIPMAVKAIKAGAIDFITKPINESDLLKLIKKCLEHYPNLTTNAMSKYELLTEKELQALDLIWTNSSIKL; encoded by the coding sequence ATGAATAAAACCATTTATATTGTCGATGATGATGAGAATGTATTACGTGCTTTAAAATGGCTTTTTGAGTCTATGAACTTTGAGGTGAAAACCTATTCGAATGCAAAAACTTTTCTGGAACAATATAATCCGGATCATACAGGCTGTTTGATTACTGATGTGCGTATGCCGGACATGGATGGGTTAGAGCTATTTGAACGATTAAAACGGCAAAACAGCTTGCTCAAGGTAATTATTATCACAGCCTATGGAGACATACCTATGGCTGTTAAAGCGATAAAAGCAGGGGCGATTGATTTTATAACCAAGCCTATAAATGAAAGTGATTTATTAAAGCTAATTAAAAAATGCCTTGAGCATTACCCAAACCTTACCACAAATGCCATGAGCAAATATGAACTTTTAACCGAGAAAGAGCTGCAAGCTTTAGATCTCATTTGGACTAATAGCTCAATAAAGCTCTGA
- a CDS encoding glutathione S-transferase family protein codes for MIILYSYPELFGLPDNNPFGLKVDTFLRLAQIEYQHEHIVNTQNAPRGQLPYLDDAGRIITESNNILHYLSQKYVNLDHHLTSEQKNTHFLVNRMLDNHLYWVMSYSRWQDDQFWPLFKAEFLKQRPELSETFLEKVRKYNIEKYHYQGIGRYSSKEVYQSGIEDLQAIHHILGANEYIFGTTIHALDACCYGFLANIVYFDIDTPLKEFMKQTSLSDYTHRIRALLSY; via the coding sequence ATGATAATTTTGTATTCCTACCCAGAACTCTTTGGCTTACCCGATAATAATCCGTTTGGATTGAAAGTGGATACCTTTCTTCGATTAGCCCAAATAGAGTATCAGCATGAACATATTGTTAATACCCAGAATGCACCGCGAGGACAATTACCTTATCTGGATGATGCAGGACGCATCATTACAGAAAGTAATAACATCCTGCATTATCTGTCACAAAAATACGTTAACTTGGATCACCATTTAACATCAGAACAAAAAAATACTCATTTTTTAGTTAATCGGATGTTAGACAATCATTTGTATTGGGTTATGTCCTATTCGCGTTGGCAAGATGATCAATTTTGGCCTTTATTCAAAGCGGAATTCTTAAAACAGCGTCCTGAGTTATCCGAAACCTTTCTTGAAAAGGTAAGAAAATACAATATTGAGAAATATCATTATCAAGGGATTGGCAGATACTCCAGCAAGGAGGTATATCAATCAGGTATTGAGGATTTGCAGGCAATTCATCATATTTTAGGAGCTAATGAGTATATATTCGGTACTACTATCCATGCTTTGGATGCATGTTGTTATGGATTTTTAGCCAATATTGTTTATTTTGATATCGATACGCCGTTAAAGGAATTTATGAAGCAAACCTCTCTAAGTGATTATACCCATCGAATCAGAGCTTTATTGAGCTATTAG
- a CDS encoding NAD-dependent malic enzyme, translating into MKKSDQETQYLKDGVIKTKLTGYNLLNNSRLNKGTAFTNAERDIFALHGLLPPQVSTLQEQQKRRHDGLMALPTSLEKYSFLRDLQDNNETLFYSLIINNIEEMLPIVYTPVVGEGCQKFSEVFRKPRGLFLSYPNKNLIDKIFSHPRYDLIKCIVVSDGERILGLGDQGAGGMGIPIGKMALYTALAGIPPQYCLPILLDVGTDNEERLADPLYVGWRHKRIRGAEYDEFVDAFISAVKRRWPHVLLQWEDFAGANAARLLSRYRDKLCTFNDDIQGTAAMATGTLLSAINVTGIPLKEQKIVFLGFGGTGHGIAQLIRGALKGAGLSDEEAGDRIYAVDRYGLLVEGGKGLTDDQAAFARKRSEVAGWQVSNREEIGLLDVVRNVKPTALIGVSAQQGAFTEEVVRTMAKYTDRPVIFPLSNPTSHSEAVPQDLLTWTDGRALIGTGSPFAPVQYNGKVFHIDQTNNSYIFPGLALGIISAKAKRVSDGMIKASALALAECSPARKNKSANLLPPIADLRAISLEVAKAVGKQAISEGLAGVNEAELENELAANIWNPIYIPYELAD; encoded by the coding sequence ATGAAAAAGTCGGATCAAGAAACTCAATATCTCAAAGATGGCGTCATCAAAACAAAATTAACCGGTTATAATCTGCTCAATAACTCCAGATTAAATAAAGGCACTGCGTTTACTAATGCTGAAAGGGATATTTTCGCACTTCATGGTTTATTACCGCCCCAAGTAAGTACCTTACAGGAACAGCAAAAACGTCGTCATGATGGATTGATGGCATTGCCAACCTCTTTAGAAAAATACAGCTTTTTGCGCGATCTGCAAGATAACAATGAAACCCTTTTTTATTCATTGATCATTAACAATATTGAGGAAATGCTCCCTATCGTTTATACCCCTGTAGTTGGGGAAGGATGTCAAAAGTTCAGTGAAGTATTTCGTAAGCCTCGCGGTCTGTTTCTTAGTTATCCCAATAAGAACCTGATTGATAAAATCTTTTCTCATCCACGTTATGACTTGATTAAATGTATTGTCGTCAGTGACGGTGAACGTATTCTTGGCCTTGGTGATCAAGGTGCCGGTGGAATGGGAATCCCGATTGGTAAAATGGCACTTTACACTGCTTTGGCTGGCATTCCACCTCAATATTGTTTACCCATTTTACTGGATGTAGGAACAGACAATGAAGAACGATTGGCCGATCCGCTCTATGTTGGGTGGCGACATAAGCGAATTCGCGGTGCTGAGTATGATGAATTTGTTGATGCATTTATATCCGCAGTAAAACGTCGTTGGCCACATGTTCTACTGCAATGGGAAGATTTCGCTGGTGCAAATGCGGCACGTTTGTTGAGCCGTTATCGAGATAAACTATGTACTTTTAATGATGATATCCAGGGAACGGCTGCGATGGCGACAGGTACACTGCTTTCCGCTATTAATGTCACTGGAATTCCACTAAAGGAGCAAAAAATTGTGTTCCTTGGTTTTGGGGGAACTGGCCATGGAATTGCGCAATTAATACGCGGTGCTCTTAAGGGGGCAGGATTAAGCGATGAAGAAGCTGGAGATCGCATCTATGCTGTAGACCGGTATGGCCTTCTGGTAGAAGGCGGCAAAGGATTGACCGATGATCAGGCCGCTTTTGCTCGCAAACGATCCGAAGTCGCTGGATGGCAAGTCAGTAACCGTGAGGAAATTGGCTTGCTGGATGTCGTTCGTAATGTAAAACCTACCGCATTAATCGGGGTTTCGGCGCAACAAGGTGCGTTTACTGAAGAAGTGGTGCGTACCATGGCTAAATACACAGACAGACCTGTTATTTTCCCTCTATCTAATCCAACTTCTCATAGTGAGGCAGTACCACAAGACCTTCTTACTTGGACTGATGGACGTGCTCTGATTGGAACAGGAAGTCCATTTGCACCTGTTCAGTATAATGGAAAAGTGTTTCATATAGACCAAACCAATAATTCATACATCTTCCCTGGATTAGCATTAGGGATCATCTCAGCAAAAGCAAAGCGCGTTTCTGATGGCATGATCAAGGCCTCGGCGCTTGCGCTAGCAGAATGTTCTCCTGCGAGAAAAAATAAGTCGGCAAATCTTCTTCCCCCCATTGCCGATCTTCGCGCAATTAGTCTTGAGGTAGCTAAAGCCGTGGGGAAACAGGCCATTTCAGAAGGTCTGGCTGGGGTCAATGAGGCTGAGCTTGAAAATGAACTTGCTGCCAATATATGGAATCCAATTTATATTCCTTATGAATTAGCTGACTGA
- a CDS encoding MAPEG family protein → MYPMTTVTGSLLAFAYIYLSARVITLRRKYKVRVGSNELVDLEMAIRAHGNFVEYVPFTLILLFCAEANKANWMVLLALIFLFILGRIFHAYAFLAKEHHLKFRVRGMILTFSVIACLSFLNLILLFIQ, encoded by the coding sequence ATGTATCCAATGACAACCGTAACCGGCTCCCTGTTAGCCTTTGCCTACATCTATCTTTCAGCCCGTGTTATTACCTTGCGTCGAAAATATAAAGTGAGAGTCGGAAGCAACGAGTTAGTTGATTTGGAAATGGCAATAAGAGCACACGGCAATTTTGTTGAGTATGTTCCGTTTACACTGATCTTACTCTTTTGTGCTGAAGCAAATAAAGCCAACTGGATGGTACTTTTAGCTTTGATTTTTTTGTTTATCTTGGGACGAATCTTTCATGCTTATGCGTTTCTGGCCAAAGAACATCACCTTAAATTTCGTGTCCGCGGGATGATTTTGACCTTTAGCGTTATTGCCTGCCTTTCGTTTTTAAATTTAATACTTCTTTTTATACAATGA
- a CDS encoding CatB-related O-acetyltransferase, with protein MQLFKGTIIIMTAVEKHWSRVEYLHKNVKNHNIHIKGTHSYYSDAWTGSFEETVVRYLYGDEFSLKNWQPQWNIDQLFIGDYVCIAAEVIIMLGGNHNHRADWFCLYPFADNYVQAYQGKGDTIIHDGVWLGMRSMIMPGITIGEGAIIAANSVVTKDVEPYSIVAGSPAQLVKKRFDDTVIQRLLRLGIYGWDEEKFNRLQPYICSSDIAALEEQSRKYDALHQGVSLSAHADYGSK; from the coding sequence ATGCAACTTTTTAAAGGAACGATCATCATCATGACGGCAGTAGAGAAACATTGGTCTCGGGTAGAGTACCTGCACAAGAATGTCAAGAATCACAACATTCATATTAAAGGCACCCACAGTTACTACAGTGATGCATGGACAGGAAGTTTTGAGGAAACGGTCGTCAGGTATCTCTATGGAGATGAGTTCAGTTTAAAAAATTGGCAGCCACAATGGAACATTGACCAACTCTTTATTGGGGATTATGTCTGTATTGCGGCTGAGGTAATTATTATGTTGGGAGGGAATCATAATCATCGTGCGGATTGGTTTTGCTTGTATCCTTTTGCAGACAATTATGTGCAAGCATACCAAGGCAAGGGGGATACAATCATTCATGATGGCGTTTGGCTTGGCATGCGTTCCATGATTATGCCGGGTATCACCATTGGTGAGGGCGCTATTATCGCCGCCAATAGTGTGGTGACAAAAGATGTTGAACCTTACAGTATTGTTGCCGGTAGCCCTGCACAATTGGTTAAAAAACGTTTTGACGACACGGTTATTCAGCGCCTTCTTCGCTTGGGCATCTATGGGTGGGATGAAGAAAAATTTAATCGCTTGCAGCCGTATATTTGTAGCAGTGATATAGCGGCCCTGGAAGAACAAAGCAGGAAGTATGATGCCTTACATCAGGGTGTCTCTTTAAGTGCGCATGCAGATTATGGCAGCAAGTGA
- a CDS encoding alpha/beta fold hydrolase — MQYTKYGYKIKQITEGPGCNWLFLPGGPGLGSEYLNNLCSRLQLPGSIFLLDFPQDGINTQGKLDFKYWKEGLIDLLKDLPKPVLVTHSFSGMFALNLPELKHHLAGLVLMNTTTENSFFQHVSAMQQQHHLPDLIPPASQYHLAPSDEAYKMFWNTYKHYCFTAEELVEGEKIMPLFAFNNTAYHYAIEHFYPDYSCKWFPETIPTMTIASENDFVCPPLIFMNNEKFQGKNCIHKVISKAGHCPWLLFLNDVQHCFDDFVMKLNSVTTNESLY, encoded by the coding sequence ATGCAATACACAAAATATGGTTATAAAATAAAACAAATCACTGAAGGTCCTGGATGCAACTGGTTATTCTTACCAGGTGGTCCTGGTTTGGGCTCTGAGTACCTCAATAACTTATGCAGTAGGTTGCAGTTACCTGGATCTATTTTTCTATTAGATTTCCCGCAAGATGGCATCAATACTCAAGGCAAACTTGATTTCAAATATTGGAAAGAGGGTTTAATTGATTTATTAAAAGACCTTCCTAAACCGGTATTAGTCACCCACAGCTTTTCCGGGATGTTTGCATTAAATTTACCGGAACTAAAACATCATCTGGCGGGTCTGGTGTTAATGAATACCACCACCGAAAACAGTTTTTTTCAGCATGTGAGTGCCATGCAACAGCAACACCATTTACCCGATTTAATTCCTCCCGCCAGCCAGTATCATTTGGCACCTTCGGATGAGGCATATAAAATGTTTTGGAATACCTATAAACATTATTGTTTTACAGCTGAAGAATTGGTGGAAGGAGAAAAAATCATGCCTCTTTTTGCCTTTAATAATACTGCTTATCATTATGCCATTGAACATTTTTACCCGGATTATTCATGTAAATGGTTTCCAGAAACAATACCCACCATGACAATTGCCAGCGAGAATGACTTTGTTTGTCCACCCTTAATTTTTATGAACAATGAAAAATTCCAAGGCAAAAATTGTATCCATAAAGTAATTAGCAAAGCAGGTCATTGTCCTTGGTTACTTTTTTTGAATGATGTTCAGCATTGCTTTGATGATTTTGTAATGAAACTAAATTCTGTGACAACAAATGAGTCGCTCTATTGA